In one Chitinophaga sancti genomic region, the following are encoded:
- the alaS gene encoding alanine--tRNA ligase — protein MTASEIRRQFLEFFKSKGHHVVPSAPIVVKNDPTLLFTNAGMNQFKDYFLGNQTPAWSRVADTQKCLRVSGKHNDLEEVGIDTYHHTMFEMLGNWSFGDYFKEEAIAWSWELLTEVYKLPKDRLYVTVFEGDKKENLAKDQEAYDFWKKHISEDRILLGNKKDNFWEMGDTGPCGPCSEIHVDCRPDEERKLVDGATLVNKDNPQVIEIWNNVFMQFNRLKDKSLEPLPAKHVDTGMGFERLVRVIQGKFSNYDTDVFSGTIAFIEQLTGAKYEATDSKKDVTFRVLADHIRAICFTIADDQLPSNTGAGYVIRRILRRAVRYYFTYLDYKKPLLHELVPVLAQQFETVFPELQKQVDFVKKVIFEEENNFLRTLDSGIRRIEDIMVANNATKSIDGKTAFELLDTYGFPFDLTNLIASERGYSVDEKGFEAAMKEQKDRSRAATELDMGDWTILEESGTTFVGYSLDTTQTKVTKYRKIKAKGKEQYQLVLSQTPFYAESGGQVGDTGTLDFNGEKISVTDTKKENDLIVHFTDKLPATINTTVTAIINKDKRQQTTLNHSATHLLHAALRRVLGTHVAQKGSLVNPEALRFDFSHFAKVTDEELAQIEDIVNEKIRANIPVVIQELPKEEAMKLGAMALFGEKYGDIVRVVIMDPNYSVEFCGGTHIGSTGELGLFKFLSEGAVAAGVRRIEGVTGTHALAYVNEQLQQLKEIKAALKNPKELVKAVDTLIADKAGLEKQLEVLEQEKVKQLAAGLLQKAEKVNGINFIGSVVSVNSADALKQLCFQLKTELTDYVFVFAANVSGKANVAVMIADNLVAEKGLEAPKIIKEKISGLIKGGGGGQKSFASAGGQETDKLDQVIAAVKAIL, from the coding sequence ATGACTGCTTCCGAGATTCGCCGGCAATTCCTGGAGTTTTTTAAATCCAAAGGGCACCATGTAGTCCCTTCAGCTCCTATCGTGGTTAAGAACGACCCCACCCTGCTGTTTACCAACGCAGGAATGAACCAGTTCAAGGATTACTTCCTGGGTAACCAGACTCCTGCCTGGTCAAGGGTCGCGGATACGCAGAAGTGCCTGCGCGTAAGCGGCAAACACAATGACCTGGAGGAAGTAGGTATCGACACCTACCACCATACCATGTTCGAAATGTTAGGCAACTGGAGCTTTGGTGACTACTTCAAGGAAGAAGCTATCGCATGGAGCTGGGAACTGCTCACAGAAGTGTATAAACTGCCGAAAGACCGTTTGTATGTGACTGTGTTTGAAGGCGATAAGAAAGAAAACCTGGCTAAAGACCAGGAAGCCTACGACTTCTGGAAAAAACATATTTCAGAAGACAGGATCCTGCTGGGTAATAAAAAAGACAATTTCTGGGAAATGGGCGATACCGGTCCATGTGGCCCCTGTTCCGAAATTCACGTAGACTGCCGCCCGGACGAAGAAAGGAAGCTGGTGGATGGCGCTACCCTGGTGAACAAAGACAATCCACAGGTGATCGAGATCTGGAACAACGTGTTCATGCAGTTTAACCGCCTGAAAGACAAGAGCCTGGAGCCTCTGCCAGCTAAGCACGTGGATACAGGTATGGGCTTTGAACGCCTGGTACGCGTGATCCAGGGAAAATTCTCCAACTATGATACAGACGTATTTTCCGGCACTATCGCCTTTATCGAGCAACTGACCGGTGCTAAATACGAGGCTACTGATAGCAAAAAGGATGTCACCTTCCGTGTGCTGGCAGACCATATCCGCGCTATCTGCTTTACCATTGCTGACGATCAGCTGCCATCCAACACCGGTGCTGGTTATGTAATTCGCCGCATTCTGCGCAGAGCCGTAAGGTATTACTTCACTTACCTGGATTATAAAAAGCCATTGCTGCATGAACTGGTACCTGTACTGGCTCAGCAGTTTGAAACCGTATTCCCCGAGCTGCAAAAGCAGGTGGACTTCGTGAAGAAAGTGATCTTCGAAGAGGAAAACAACTTCCTCCGTACGCTGGATAGCGGGATCCGCCGTATTGAAGATATCATGGTTGCAAATAATGCCACCAAATCCATTGATGGTAAAACGGCTTTCGAACTCCTGGATACTTATGGTTTCCCTTTTGATCTGACTAACTTGATAGCTTCTGAAAGAGGCTATAGCGTGGATGAAAAAGGTTTTGAAGCGGCAATGAAGGAGCAAAAAGATCGCTCCCGCGCTGCTACTGAACTGGATATGGGAGACTGGACCATCCTTGAAGAAAGTGGTACCACCTTCGTAGGTTACAGCCTGGATACTACCCAGACCAAAGTGACTAAATACCGTAAGATCAAAGCCAAAGGCAAGGAACAATACCAGCTGGTGTTGAGCCAGACTCCTTTCTATGCTGAAAGTGGTGGCCAGGTAGGTGATACCGGTACCCTGGATTTTAACGGTGAAAAGATCAGCGTAACCGACACCAAAAAGGAAAACGACCTGATCGTTCACTTTACTGACAAGCTGCCTGCTACTATCAATACGACTGTAACCGCAATTATCAATAAAGATAAACGCCAGCAGACGACCCTGAACCACTCTGCGACCCACCTCCTGCATGCAGCCCTGCGCCGGGTATTGGGTACACACGTAGCGCAGAAAGGTTCCCTGGTAAACCCGGAAGCCCTGCGTTTCGACTTCTCTCACTTTGCAAAAGTGACCGACGAAGAACTGGCACAGATCGAAGATATCGTGAACGAAAAGATCCGTGCGAACATACCTGTTGTAATACAGGAACTGCCGAAGGAAGAAGCCATGAAACTGGGCGCAATGGCCCTGTTCGGCGAAAAGTATGGCGACATTGTTCGCGTGGTGATCATGGATCCAAACTACTCTGTAGAGTTCTGTGGTGGTACCCACATTGGTAGCACCGGCGAACTGGGTCTCTTCAAATTCCTCTCCGAAGGCGCTGTAGCTGCAGGTGTACGCCGTATAGAAGGGGTGACCGGTACTCATGCACTGGCTTATGTAAATGAGCAGCTGCAACAGCTGAAAGAAATAAAAGCAGCCCTGAAAAATCCAAAAGAGCTGGTGAAAGCGGTTGATACCCTGATCGCTGATAAAGCAGGTCTGGAAAAGCAACTGGAAGTGCTGGAACAGGAGAAAGTAAAACAACTCGCAGCCGGTCTGCTGCAGAAAGCAGAGAAAGTAAACGGTATCAACTTTATAGGTAGCGTGGTGAGCGTGAACAGTGCCGATGCCCTGAAACAGCTCTGCTTCCAGCTGAAAACAGAACTGACTGACTACGTTTTCGTCTTCGCAGCGAATGTAAGCGGTAAGGCTAACGTAGCGGTAATGATCGCTGATAACCTGGTTGCTGAAAAAGGACTGGAAGCACCCAAAATTATCAAGGAGAAAATCTCCGGCCTCATCAAAGGTGGTGGCGGGGGGCAAAAATCCTTCGCATCTGCCGGTGGTCAGGAGACTGACAAGCTGGACCAGGTGATCGCAGCAGTCAAAGCAATACTTTAA
- a CDS encoding M23 family metallopeptidase — MKKVKYFYNTQTLKYEKLVVTLRVKVLRILGFVSAAIVTGFIFLSISYRVLDSPKEKNLRRDLEVMTEKYEEMQGRMKEVKSQLAELEHRDNEIYRVIFEASPIPDSTRAGNMAKEEELTQMASFSSSEIIASTGSLLQELVHRIGIQAKSYEKIDDLVKNKQKMLASIPAIQPVSNKDLKRIASGFGYRIDPIYKTVKYHSGLDFAAPAGTPIYATGDGVVEDASMSDVGYGNHVVVNHGYGYKTRYGHMFRIKVKTGTAVKRGDVLGWVGSTGKSTGPHCHYEVEKNGEKVDPVYFFFNDLSPEEFDRMLKIARSGNQSFD; from the coding sequence ATGAAGAAGGTAAAATACTTTTATAATACTCAGACGCTCAAATACGAAAAACTCGTAGTAACACTGCGCGTCAAGGTATTACGGATACTAGGATTTGTCTCAGCCGCCATTGTCACAGGATTTATTTTTCTATCCATATCTTATAGAGTCTTGGATTCCCCCAAAGAGAAAAATCTGCGTCGTGATCTGGAAGTGATGACCGAAAAATACGAAGAAATGCAAGGCCGCATGAAGGAAGTAAAATCCCAGCTGGCCGAACTGGAACACCGCGACAACGAAATTTATCGCGTCATATTCGAAGCTTCCCCCATCCCGGATAGTACCCGGGCAGGCAATATGGCCAAAGAAGAAGAGCTTACCCAGATGGCCTCCTTCTCCAGCAGCGAAATTATTGCCAGTACAGGATCTTTACTCCAGGAATTAGTGCATCGCATTGGTATTCAGGCTAAATCTTACGAAAAGATCGATGACCTGGTCAAGAATAAGCAGAAAATGCTCGCTTCTATCCCGGCCATTCAGCCGGTGTCCAACAAAGACCTGAAGCGTATCGCCTCCGGTTTCGGTTATCGTATCGATCCCATTTACAAAACTGTAAAGTACCACTCCGGGCTTGACTTTGCCGCCCCTGCCGGCACCCCCATCTACGCTACCGGCGATGGTGTGGTCGAAGACGCCAGCATGAGCGACGTAGGATATGGTAACCACGTAGTGGTGAATCACGGCTATGGTTACAAAACCCGCTACGGTCACATGTTCAGGATAAAAGTAAAAACAGGTACCGCCGTAAAACGTGGCGACGTACTTGGGTGGGTAGGAAGTACAGGTAAGTCTACAGGCCCCCACTGCCACTACGAAGTGGAAAAGAATGGGGAAAAGGTAGATCCTGTGTACTTCTTCTTCAACGACCTTTCTCCGGAAGAATTTGACAGAATGCTGAAGATAGCAAGGTCCGGCAACCAGTCATTCGACTAA
- a CDS encoding aldehyde dehydrogenase — MSIENTYQAQQAFFVSGATLPYAYRRKQLKLLKKVVKRYERRIMAALHADLHKPPMEAFGSEVGLVYGEIKYCLHNLKRWMRPEPVSSPFMLYPSQSKIHRAPLGQTLIIGPWNYPFSLVITPLIGAIAGGNCAILKPSELAPHTAAVIANLVHETFAPAYVTVIDGEGSEVIPALMQHRFDHVFFTGSTSVGKKILEMAAPHLTPVTLELGGKSPCVVDDKVDIQVAAQRIIWGKYFNAGQTCIAPDYVLVHAKVKEALIAAMKKAITSYYGDNPAASKDYARIINKKRFDTLNSYLSKGTILHGGDTDAANLYIGPTLIENAAIDDEIFGPILPIMTYEHLGDAIQYIKQHPAPLSLYVFTKRSSTEKTLIEQLSFGGACVNNTLGHYTNVELPFGGVGYSGMGQYHGKYNFLTFTHAKAVMKTGTWLDVKLKYPPYRGLGLLKRFMK; from the coding sequence ATGAGCATTGAAAATACTTATCAGGCACAACAGGCTTTTTTTGTCTCCGGCGCTACATTACCGTATGCTTATCGCCGGAAGCAGCTCAAACTGCTAAAAAAGGTCGTAAAGCGCTATGAGCGTCGTATAATGGCTGCCTTGCATGCCGATTTACACAAGCCTCCAATGGAAGCCTTCGGCAGCGAGGTGGGGCTGGTGTACGGTGAAATCAAATACTGCCTGCACAACCTGAAGCGCTGGATGCGCCCGGAGCCTGTAAGCAGCCCCTTCATGCTCTATCCTTCCCAAAGTAAAATTCACCGTGCTCCCCTGGGCCAGACCCTTATCATCGGCCCCTGGAATTATCCTTTCAGCCTGGTTATCACACCCCTGATAGGTGCTATTGCCGGCGGTAACTGTGCCATCCTGAAACCCTCAGAACTGGCACCACATACTGCCGCCGTAATTGCAAACCTGGTACACGAAACCTTTGCACCTGCCTATGTCACCGTAATAGACGGCGAGGGTAGCGAAGTCATACCCGCATTGATGCAACACCGCTTCGATCATGTTTTCTTTACCGGTAGTACAAGTGTGGGAAAGAAAATACTGGAAATGGCTGCCCCTCACCTCACCCCAGTCACCCTGGAACTGGGGGGCAAATCACCCTGCGTGGTAGATGACAAGGTGGACATCCAGGTAGCTGCCCAAAGAATTATCTGGGGTAAATATTTTAATGCCGGCCAAACCTGCATTGCGCCTGATTATGTACTTGTACACGCCAAAGTAAAAGAAGCGCTGATCGCGGCCATGAAGAAGGCCATTACCAGCTATTATGGCGACAATCCGGCAGCCAGTAAAGACTATGCCCGCATCATCAACAAAAAACGATTCGATACACTCAATAGCTATCTCTCCAAAGGTACCATCCTGCATGGTGGAGATACAGATGCCGCTAACCTTTATATCGGCCCTACCCTCATTGAAAACGCGGCGATCGACGACGAAATATTCGGCCCCATCCTGCCTATCATGACTTACGAACACCTGGGCGACGCCATTCAGTATATCAAACAACACCCTGCCCCCCTCTCCCTCTATGTATTCACAAAGAGAAGCAGCACGGAAAAAACACTCATAGAACAATTGAGTTTCGGAGGAGCCTGTGTAAACAATACATTAGGGCATTACACCAATGTAGAACTGCCCTTTGGTGGCGTGGGCTATAGCGGTATGGGGCAATACCATGGCAAATACAATTTCCTGACTTTTACACATGCCAAAGCGGTGATGAAAACCGGCACCTGGCTGGATGTAAAATTGAAATACCCGCCTTATCGCGGACTGGGGTTGCTAAAAAGATTCATGAAATAA
- a CDS encoding TlpA disulfide reductase family protein has product MKKLALWAIAFGFVLAGCHQQTEKGDFVINAKIDNAPLGTVILEELSMDTLKIVDSVTLKDASGKFTLKGMLPEQGLYRIRFGEDQQRFILLALDAGTMSVTGDLNNLELVKFENSEASSELQQLLNDVSSRSRMLTEESMALDSMTKSGVGDSAIQVKTTALQAKEKEVTDFVMHTATTSKNPAVAAFALSMINPQSLMGSGKEIAEVKSHFPTNTLVVGLTGKLEQMLKQAAGEVDANMTALQVGQVAPDFSLPDPTGKMISLSSLKGKFVLVDFWASWCQPCRMENPNVVKAYNAYKDKNFTVLGVSLDKKKEAWLEAIQKDGLTWTQVSDLKFWESAVVPLYGINSIPTNLLLDPSGKILGIGLRGEALEAKLAEVIK; this is encoded by the coding sequence ATGAAGAAATTAGCATTATGGGCGATAGCCTTCGGTTTTGTACTGGCAGGTTGTCACCAGCAGACCGAGAAAGGGGATTTTGTGATCAATGCAAAAATAGATAATGCACCGCTGGGTACTGTGATACTGGAAGAACTGTCTATGGATACACTGAAAATAGTAGACTCCGTGACACTGAAAGATGCCAGTGGTAAATTCACCCTGAAAGGGATGCTGCCAGAACAGGGGCTTTACCGGATCCGTTTTGGCGAAGATCAGCAACGTTTTATTCTGCTGGCACTGGATGCTGGTACAATGTCTGTAACAGGTGATCTGAATAACCTGGAACTGGTGAAATTTGAAAATTCAGAAGCTTCTTCAGAACTGCAACAGTTACTCAATGATGTCAGTTCCAGGAGCCGTATGCTGACTGAAGAAAGCATGGCACTGGACAGTATGACAAAAAGCGGTGTTGGTGACAGTGCTATACAGGTAAAAACAACAGCATTGCAGGCAAAAGAAAAAGAAGTAACTGATTTTGTTATGCATACAGCTACTACTTCCAAGAACCCTGCTGTAGCTGCGTTTGCACTGAGCATGATCAATCCACAATCTTTAATGGGCAGTGGAAAAGAGATTGCTGAAGTAAAGAGTCATTTCCCTACTAACACGCTCGTGGTGGGTTTAACCGGTAAACTGGAGCAGATGTTGAAACAGGCTGCTGGTGAAGTTGATGCGAATATGACTGCGCTGCAGGTGGGTCAGGTAGCTCCTGATTTCTCATTGCCAGATCCTACCGGCAAGATGATCAGCCTGAGTTCTTTAAAGGGTAAGTTTGTACTGGTCGATTTCTGGGCTAGCTGGTGTCAGCCTTGCCGGATGGAGAACCCCAATGTAGTGAAAGCGTATAATGCTTATAAAGATAAAAACTTTACTGTGTTAGGCGTTTCCCTGGACAAGAAGAAAGAGGCATGGTTAGAAGCGATTCAGAAGGATGGCCTGACATGGACACAGGTAAGTGATCTTAAGTTCTGGGAGAGTGCGGTCGTGCCTTTGTATGGTATTAATTCTATTCCGACAAATTTGTTGCTGGATCCATCTGGCAAGATACTGGGAATTGGATTAAGAGGAGAGGCATTAGAAGCGAAACTGGCGGAAGTGATTAAATAA
- a CDS encoding MerR family transcriptional regulator: MDMMQQLDLFSNLEPKKPDPATPPVPEKELLSTKEPLPDKEPEPEQQQKPVVERPKMTETNDLPNIPSRIQVQLPPDIPPPLAVSSQSVTASQPPQKKRGRKSLKEVSDDPDLIKTLESVPLDKQYYSISEVATMFKVNTSLIRYWENEFDILQPKKNRKGDRLFRQEDIQHLKLIYHLLRERKYTIEGAKQKLKEDRKLAARNFEMVQALLKVKGFLTELKEQL; the protein is encoded by the coding sequence ATGGATATGATGCAACAGCTGGATCTATTTTCTAACCTGGAACCCAAAAAACCAGACCCTGCAACCCCTCCAGTTCCTGAAAAGGAACTCCTTTCCACAAAGGAGCCTCTTCCCGATAAGGAGCCGGAACCGGAGCAGCAACAGAAACCAGTTGTGGAGCGACCTAAGATGACAGAGACTAACGACTTACCAAACATACCCAGCAGGATTCAGGTACAGCTGCCTCCTGATATACCACCACCTTTGGCGGTATCCAGCCAGTCTGTGACCGCATCCCAGCCTCCCCAGAAGAAACGGGGACGCAAATCGCTGAAAGAAGTGTCCGACGACCCTGACCTGATCAAAACATTGGAATCAGTGCCACTGGACAAACAATACTACTCCATTAGCGAAGTAGCCACGATGTTCAAAGTAAATACATCGCTGATACGCTATTGGGAAAACGAATTCGATATACTCCAACCCAAAAAGAATAGAAAAGGCGATCGCCTGTTCCGCCAGGAAGATATCCAACATCTCAAACTGATCTATCATCTTTTGCGTGAGCGTAAGTACACTATCGAAGGTGCGAAGCAAAAGTTGAAAGAAGATCGTAAATTGGCAGCCCGTAATTTTGAAATGGTACAGGCTTTGCTGAAAGTAAAGGGATTTTTAACTGAACTGAAGGAACAATTATAA
- the gatB gene encoding Asp-tRNA(Asn)/Glu-tRNA(Gln) amidotransferase subunit GatB, with product MSASIDFDKYEVVIGLEVHAQLQTESKLFCGDSAAFGGAPNTHISPITLGHPGTLPKLNKRAVEYAIRLGLACECRIEKENFFARKNYFYPDLPKGYQVSQHTAPICVGGRVVIPTADGERAIQLNRIHMEEDAGKSMHDQDPAFTMVDYNRAGVPLLEIVTEPDLHSSDEVYAFLTVLRRLVRWVDVCDGNMEEGSMRCDANISIRLKGETKLGTKVEVKNLNSIRNVKRAVEGEIKRQITLVETGGTIMQETRSFDAGNGTSFSLRSKEEANDYRYFPEPDLAPFSFTDEFLDGIRASLPELPDALVQKYEKQYGLSDYDARVVCDDKATADYFEQVVSMIPKHKAVANWLLGPVKSTLNDKGIDMAAFPLPAKALAALIQLVEDGKVNFSIASSRIFPELLQAPATAPLDIATRLNLLQDNNADNISPIIDEVLNKYPDKVAEFRKGKKGLMALFVGEVMKASKGKADPKLTNQLLAEKLK from the coding sequence ATGAGCGCAAGCATCGATTTTGACAAATATGAGGTAGTGATAGGCCTTGAGGTACACGCCCAACTGCAAACAGAGAGCAAACTATTCTGTGGTGACAGTGCTGCTTTCGGAGGCGCTCCCAATACACATATCAGCCCTATTACACTGGGGCATCCCGGCACCCTGCCCAAACTGAATAAGCGGGCGGTGGAATACGCCATCCGGCTGGGGCTGGCATGCGAATGCCGTATTGAAAAAGAGAACTTTTTTGCCCGTAAGAATTATTTCTATCCTGACCTGCCAAAAGGCTATCAGGTATCGCAACATACTGCTCCTATCTGTGTGGGGGGCCGGGTAGTCATTCCTACCGCCGATGGCGAAAGGGCTATTCAGCTGAATCGTATCCACATGGAGGAAGATGCTGGTAAATCTATGCACGACCAGGATCCTGCCTTTACCATGGTAGATTATAACCGTGCCGGTGTACCCCTGCTGGAAATAGTGACAGAACCGGATCTGCATAGCAGCGATGAGGTATATGCGTTCCTCACGGTGCTCCGCCGCCTGGTACGCTGGGTAGATGTGTGCGATGGTAATATGGAAGAAGGTAGCATGCGCTGTGATGCCAACATCTCCATCCGACTGAAAGGCGAAACCAAACTCGGAACCAAAGTAGAAGTGAAGAACCTGAACTCTATCCGCAACGTAAAACGAGCGGTAGAGGGAGAAATAAAACGCCAGATCACCCTGGTAGAAACCGGCGGCACGATTATGCAGGAAACCCGCAGCTTTGATGCTGGCAACGGAACGTCCTTTTCGCTGCGCTCCAAGGAAGAGGCAAACGATTACCGTTACTTCCCGGAACCAGACCTGGCCCCTTTCTCATTTACCGACGAATTCCTGGATGGTATCCGGGCCTCCCTGCCTGAACTGCCGGATGCACTGGTGCAAAAGTATGAGAAGCAATACGGGCTCTCTGATTACGATGCCCGCGTGGTTTGCGATGACAAGGCCACTGCTGACTACTTTGAACAGGTAGTGAGCATGATTCCAAAACACAAGGCGGTGGCCAACTGGCTGCTGGGCCCAGTGAAGTCTACCCTCAATGACAAGGGTATTGACATGGCTGCTTTTCCACTGCCGGCAAAGGCACTCGCTGCCCTGATTCAGCTGGTAGAAGATGGCAAGGTGAACTTCTCCATTGCATCTTCCCGCATCTTCCCGGAACTACTGCAGGCACCGGCAACTGCGCCCCTGGACATCGCCACCCGTCTCAACCTGTTGCAGGATAATAATGCCGATAATATTTCCCCCATCATCGATGAGGTGTTAAATAAATACCCTGATAAGGTAGCAGAATTCCGGAAAGGGAAGAAAGGTCTGATGGCCCTGTTTGTGGGCGAAGTGATGAAAGCATCCAAAGGTAAAGCCGATCCAAAACTCACTAACCAGCTGCTGGCTGAAAAACTAAAATAA
- a CDS encoding PDZ domain-containing protein, translating into MKKLLQKFALAGFTCLAFSMAYAQEPAPRGDKLGEYDEIIIKRNSDKDGKVTVEIKDGNVLVDGEKLESYKDGDISVYRRKIRPMDGNNFNFNMPQHRGMQFFNEGPDNNIRPGRALLGVLTEKKEAAGATVKEVSKESPAAKAGLKVGDVITKVDADKIDEPKTLFEKIGAHEPGDKVTITYLRDKKESTVSVTLDERKQPEFGFRGGRDDNNDGPENFFRMVPPNGGGFDFRGDDGDEERRGPRNFSWGDRGENDVKLGLSVQDTEEGNGAVVLAVAPGSAAEKAGFKPKDIITSLAGTNISSTRDVTNAYRENKSKGTVDVQVKRDGKSQILQVKVPKKLHKADL; encoded by the coding sequence ATGAAAAAGCTCTTACAAAAATTCGCGTTAGCGGGTTTTACCTGCCTCGCTTTTAGCATGGCTTACGCACAGGAGCCAGCTCCCAGGGGCGATAAACTGGGTGAATATGACGAAATCATTATTAAAAGAAACAGCGATAAGGACGGAAAAGTAACTGTTGAAATCAAGGATGGTAATGTGCTGGTAGATGGCGAAAAACTGGAATCATACAAGGATGGCGATATCTCTGTATACCGCCGAAAGATCCGCCCGATGGATGGCAACAATTTCAACTTTAACATGCCGCAACACCGTGGCATGCAGTTCTTCAACGAAGGCCCTGACAACAACATTCGCCCCGGCAGAGCACTGCTGGGCGTGCTGACTGAAAAGAAAGAAGCTGCGGGTGCTACTGTGAAAGAGGTATCCAAAGAAAGTCCTGCGGCCAAAGCAGGCTTGAAAGTGGGTGATGTGATCACCAAAGTAGACGCTGATAAGATCGATGAACCAAAGACCCTGTTTGAAAAAATAGGTGCACATGAACCGGGAGACAAAGTAACGATCACTTACCTGCGTGATAAGAAAGAAAGCACTGTTTCCGTGACACTGGACGAAAGGAAACAACCTGAATTTGGTTTCAGGGGTGGCCGTGATGACAATAATGACGGACCGGAAAATTTCTTCCGTATGGTGCCGCCCAATGGTGGTGGTTTTGACTTCCGTGGAGATGATGGAGATGAGGAACGCCGTGGCCCCCGCAATTTTAGCTGGGGAGATCGTGGTGAAAATGATGTGAAACTGGGTCTCTCTGTACAGGATACTGAAGAAGGAAACGGAGCGGTCGTGCTGGCTGTGGCGCCAGGTTCCGCTGCAGAAAAAGCAGGTTTCAAGCCTAAGGATATTATCACTTCCCTGGCAGGAACCAACATCAGTTCTACCCGCGATGTGACCAATGCCTACAGGGAAAATAAAAGCAAGGGTACCGTGGATGTACAGGTGAAGAGAGATGGAAAATCACAGATCTTACAGGTGAAAGTACCTAAGAAATTACATAAAGCGGATTTATAG
- a CDS encoding thioredoxin domain-containing protein codes for MRLKLLLMGACLLLATTLSYAQSTASNGRKILKGKIEMKTLMNDSAMAWFYAGVNKYQPNDRMLAYIKDNRGKFTVVAVVGTFDDESRRLLPALYKIMILAGSPDEQIITYGADEKQQTGAQVGYQTKKLPTFIVVRDGKELGRISGDLEDSLEGDIAKILLKANRKDKD; via the coding sequence ATGCGATTGAAATTATTACTCATGGGGGCGTGTCTCCTGCTCGCCACCACATTATCTTATGCACAATCCACAGCATCTAATGGAAGGAAGATCCTGAAAGGTAAGATTGAAATGAAAACCCTGATGAACGATAGCGCTATGGCATGGTTCTACGCTGGTGTAAACAAATATCAGCCAAACGACAGAATGCTTGCTTACATCAAGGATAATCGTGGCAAATTCACTGTAGTAGCAGTAGTAGGTACCTTCGACGATGAAAGCCGTCGCCTCTTACCTGCCCTCTATAAGATCATGATCCTCGCCGGTAGCCCTGATGAACAGATCATCACTTATGGTGCTGACGAAAAACAGCAAACAGGTGCACAGGTAGGTTACCAGACTAAAAAACTGCCTACTTTCATCGTGGTGCGCGATGGTAAGGAACTGGGCCGCATCTCCGGAGATCTGGAAGATTCCCTGGAAGGTGATATCGCCAAGATCCTGCTGAAAGCAAACAGAAAAGATAAAGATTGA